The Chelonoidis abingdonii isolate Lonesome George chromosome 9, CheloAbing_2.0, whole genome shotgun sequence genome has a segment encoding these proteins:
- the RAI1 gene encoding retinoic acid-induced protein 1 has protein sequence MQSFRERCGFHGNQQNYQQTSQDTSRLENYRHQSQAGPNCERQRLVAKEYYSQQQLPYPGYENSAMEKYHRGNKQLPGQQLQGRPAFSNYTVQENSPYPARYSGEESLQPWGAQQQSLAGGVAKYEENLMKKSPAPAGSRQYHEQTAQLSFRTHSLHLPQQPPQPPALTYPKLQRQKIQNDVSSSMSFSQTGHFTQHSQSQFPASSTYSSVPGGSQAAHSYKSCTAPSSQQHERSLGGAANLASGQRVQNLHGYQANRISYDQQQQPQQQQQQQPLQGRHHAQETLHYQNLAKYQHYNQPGQAYCQTDAPVRTPEQYYQTFSPSSSHSPARSVGRSPSYSSTPSPLMPNLENFQYSQQSLSTGSFPAGITDHSHFMPLLNPSPTDGTSPDTQSGNCKNLQKEKISENLLSDLSLQSLTALTSQVENISNTVQQLLLSKSAVPQKKGIKNPPRTPEQLKGQHCSPENSTYSAEQVGTPLSDPLSTPQSVHAEAQDADYLSGSEDQLERNFLYCSQSRSPARVNSNSKAKPESVSTCSVTSPDDMSTKSDDSFQSIHASLPLETFAKYMTNERECPRLLLSTLSQEELASEIIVLQDAINEKADKAWANSPALNKDSAKSPFHVENHRTCLDSMVKSTWSNQGDSGTHTEPLKLDKASGGNNSKDFSEEIYENAQVEFTTTETKNALKVTSSLAYNSKPNIPAATSSSGATSYSCYSNPTANSVGSENAMESFDWPEESISESCLRWKELGPCLQSSDLSKGLFHSKLAESCKEKKNACCMDICDGEQPAKNEQAEDFSQQQMGEEEEDTLTYDEATKADSERWLEDTRHCCSGGDFSEIPMISSPDLKESDLEPEEYSSLCELASSEQKSVIYDTSPPKPPENAAVLSSKDVPVSAEETVSAMEKENSGPSSRLSGQSVILLGPAVGTETKVKSWFESSLPHIKPEEDTTVGESVLQEKTETETMLSVKVKKQMLPENLLVKSESISRGKTLRSKRVHSRLSEGEESRKPVPSPFKNIQAAGMVANTCVGPDGPMETTSKNAHGQTPRFPNEGLPARMCTRSFTALSEPRMPAPLEGLKVLAHQEKLGKKPVCGMKQRVAFKARKRTGRPAPKVVQNPSDPISLLVPNLVQNEDFIGQKAKGLEPHDAEVKDQRSMILRSRTKTQEVYTKRRREKRTAEVRIKNCKTPKKLLSNNHLPPTFKITSPGGPHKEGKVGKRMKLPKSGPGMGSKMSERPLHSLKRKSTFMSPIPAKKRNLVLRSSNSSTKEEKPEASPNLFKRMPSTKKARAKLPTKSSCEAALMPPPAKEPPNVCIKITSRAAFQGAMKTKVLPPRKGRGLKLEAIVQKITSPNLKKFACKTAAATATAHSNPLSPAGAEKERALKNASVTPAVGEAGPLNQGMAQKAPAASVAEQLCRNSNNRSLKGKLMNSKKLSSDCFKGEAYSSPETVQYNSSSMAAKSISVLPKKRNRKGKAAAFSVAKNPLDRRAHLTPALLLTARERAGAGDTLGNGEDGQRDGKKPKTEDKDFAKKEPPEGRSSQTQTRAQKQRANHSNYNGYSKRQRKRHTRSKAKNVASRCKSRVKRRRQQQAPLLNPAEPEIRLKYISCKRLRTDSRAPPFSPYVRVEKHNEFTTTCTIINSAGEEARLRKEQQPSSSAQALLPGGASLQPKAALPLSSTMHLGPVVSKALNAACLVCCLCRNPANYKDLGDLCGPYYPEHCLPKKKSRLKEKIKVEGPSEESPVPSPAERTLKTTDNNCTTSTISGKPPRLDSAADSAKQSALRSSSRGMFRKLQSCYCCDERTEGEEAAEKPRRHECNKAESPSQESVGDTQEHWVHEACAIWTAGVYLVAGKLYGLQEAIKVAAEVRCSSCQQAGATIGCCHKGCVQTYHYACAIDTGCLLTEENFSLKCPKHKRQPL, from the exons ATGCAGTCCTTTCGAGAAAGGTGTGGTTTCCATGGCAACCAGCAGAACTACCAGCAGACTTCACAAGATACATCACGCCTGGAGAATTACAGGCATCAAAGTCAGGCAGGGCCGAACTGCGAGCGTCAGAGGCTGGTGGCGAAAGAGTACTACagtcagcagcagctgccttaCCCAGGGTACGAGAACAGCGCCATGGAGAAATATCACAGGGGAAATAAGCAattgcctggccagcagctgcaaGGCCGGCCGGCCTTTTCAAATTACACAGTCCAAGAGAATAGCCCGTACCCGGCCCGCTATTCTGGCGAGGagagcctgcagccctggggagCTCAGCAACAATCCTTAGCCGGAGGAGTGGCAAAGTATGAGGAAAACTTGATGAAAAAGAGCCCGGCTCCCGCCGGCAGCAGGCAGTACCATGAGCAAACGGCTCAGCTTTCATTCCGAACTCATTCCTTGCACCTGCCGCAGCAGCCGCCGCAGCCACCTGCCTTGACATATCCCAAGCTGCAAAGGCAGAAGATCCAAAATGACGTCTCCTCATCCATGTCCTTTTCCCAGACCGGCCACTTTACCCAGCACTCCCAGTCCCAGTTCCCAGCATCTTCAACGTACTCCTCTGTCCCAGGAGGGAGCCAGGCAGCTCATTCATATAAAAGCTGCACCGCGCCCTCCAGCCAACAGCATGAGCGGTCTCTTGGAGGGGCTGCTAACCTAGCATCTGGGCAGCGAGTACAGAACCTGCATGGCTATCAGGCAAACCGAATTAGCTACGACCAGCAGCAGCAaccacagcagcaacagcagcagcagcccttgcAAGGAAGGCATCATGCCCAGGAAACGCTTCACTATCAAAACCTAGCAAAGTACCAACATTATAACCAGCCAGGCCAGGCCTATTGCCAGACTGATGCTCCAGTGAGGACCCCAGAGCAATATTACCAGACATTTAGTCCTAGCTCAAGTCATTCTCCAGCTCGTTCTGTTGGTAGATCTCCATCCTATAgctccactccatcccctctGATGCCAAACCTGGAGAATTTCCAATACAGCCAGCAATCTCTCAGCACAGGGTCTTTCCCTGCCGGCATCACTGACCACAGCCATTTCATGCCTTTATTGAATCCTTCTCCAACAGATGGGACGAGTCCAGATACTCAGTCTGGGAACTGCAAAAACTTGCAGAAGGAGAAGATCTCTGAAAATCTTCTGTCTGATCTCAGTTTGCAAAGTCTAACTGCGCTCACCTCACAAGTCGAGAATATTTCCAACACCGTCCAGCAGCTTCTCCTTTCAAAATCAGCAGTGCCCCAGAAAAAAGGCATCAAAAACCCTCCTAGGACACCAGAACAGCTAAAAGGCCAACACTGCAGTCCAGAGAATAGCACGTACTCTGCCGAGCAGGTTGGGACGCCCCTGTCGGACCCTCTTAGCACCCCTCAGTCAGTACATGCTGAAGCTCAGGATGCCGATTATCTGAGCGGGTCTGAAGATCAGCTAGAGAGAAACTTCCTTTATTGCAGTCAAAGCCGCAGTCCAGCGAGGGTCAACAGCAACTCCAAGGCCAAGCCCGAGTCGGTCTCTACTTGCTCGGTGACTTCTCCAGACGACATGTCCACAAAGTCCGATGATTCTTTCCAGAGTATTCATGCTAGCCTGCCCTTGGAAACATTCGCCAAGTACATGACCAATGAAAGGGAGTGCCCGAGGCTGCTCCTGAGTACGCTGTCTCAGGAGGAACTGGCTTCCGAAATCATTGTGCTGCAGGATGCTATCAACGAGAAGGCAGACAAAGCCTGGGCCAACTCCCCTGCTTTAAACAAAGACTCCGCCAAATCCCCTTTCCATGTAGAAAATCACAGAACGTGTCTGGACTCAATGGTTAAGAGCACCTGGTCCAACCAAGGTGACTCAGGTACCCACACTGAACCCCTGAAATTGGACAAAGCCTCTGGTGGAAACAACAGTAAAGATTTCAGTGAAGAGATTTATGAGAATGCCCAGGTGGAGTTTACAACAACTGAAACAAAGAATGCTCTTAAAGTCACCAGTTCCCTGGCATATAATTCCAAACCCAATATCCCAGCTGCTACTTCGAGTTCTGGGGCCACCAGTTACAGCTGCTATTCAAACCCCACGGCCAACTCAGTGGGTTCTGAAAATGCCATGGAGTCTTTTGACTGGCCAGAGGAAAGCATCAGTGAATCATGCCTGAGGTGGAAGGAGCTTGGGCCATGCCTACAATCGTCAGATCTTTCCAAGGGTTTGTTCCACAGCAAATTGGCCGAGtcttgcaaagagaaaaaaaatgcctGCTGCATGGATATATGTGACGGCGAACAGCCAGCGAAGAATGAGCAAGCCGAGGACTTCAGCCAGCAGCagatgggggaggaagaggaagacactTTGACGTATGATGAGGCCACAAAAGCAGATAGTGAGAGGTGGCTGGAGGATACCAGGCACTGCTGTTCAGGTGGGGACTTCAGTGAAATCCCGATGATATCATCTCCAGATCTGAAGGAGTCTGATTTGGAACCAGAAGAATATTCATCTCTGTGTGAGCTGGCTAGTTCAGAGCAGAAGTCTGTGATCTATGATACATCCCCACCTAAACCTCCTGAGAATGCTGCAGTGCTCTCCTCCAAGGATGTGCCAGTATCAGCAGAAGAAACTGTAAGCGCAATGGAGAAAGAAAATTCAGGTCCCTCTTCTCGTTTGTCTGGACAGTCTGTTATCCTCTTAGGCCCGGCAGTCGGCACTGAAACCAAGGTGAAAAGTTGGTTTGAATCTTCCCTGCCTCACATTAAACCAGAGGAGGACACAACAGTAGGTGAGAGTGTCCTCCAGGAGAAGACAGAGACCGAAACAATGTTGTCGGTCAAGGTAAAGAAGCAAATGCTACCGGAAAATTTGCTGGTAAAATCAGAATCAATCTCGAGGGGCAAGACTCTTCGCAGCAAGAGAGTTCATTCTAGGTTGTCAGAAGGAGAGGAATCCAGAAAACCAGTACCAAGCCCGTTCAAAAACATCCAGGCAGCTGGCATGGTGGCCAACACATGTGTAGGGCCAGATGGCCCGATGGAAACAACAAGCAAAAATGCCCATGGCCAGACTCCTAGGTTTCCAAATGAAGGCTTGCCAGCTCGGATGTGTACCCGCTCTTTCACTGCCTTGAGTGAGCCCAGGATGCCAGCCCCACTGGAAGGACTGAAGGTCTTGGCCCATCAAGAAAAGTTAGGGAAGAAACCAGTTTGTGGCATGAAGCAGAGAGTTGCTTTCAAAGCCAGGAAACGCACTGGAAGACCAGCCCCAAAAGTTGTCCAAAATCCCAGCGATCCCATTTCTCTCCTGGTCCCAAACTTGGTGCAGAACGAGGACTTTATTGGCCAGAAGGCTAAAGGCCTGGAGCCCCACGATGCAGAGGTGAAGGACCAGAGATCCATGATCCTGCGATCTAGGACCAAGACACAGGAGGTCTATAcaaaaaggagaagggagaagagaacagCAGAGGTCAGGATCAAAAACTGTAAAACACCCAAGAAGCTCCTTTCAAACAACCATCTACCCCCCACCTTCAAGATCACATCCCCAGGGGGGCCACACAAAGAAGGGAAGGTGGGCAAAAGAATGAAACTCCCCAAATCCGGGCCCGGAatgggcagcaaaatgtctgagCGGCCACTGCATTCGCTGAAGAGAAAATCCACCTTCATGTCCCCTATCCCTGCCAAAAAGAGAAATTTAGTTTTaaggagcagcaacagcagcacaaaAGAGGAGAAGCCCGAAGCCTCCCCCAATCTCTTTAAAAGGATGCCATCAACCAAAAAGGCAAGAGCTAAACTGCCCACAAAGAGCTCCTGCGAAGCAGCCTTGATGCCCCCTCCAGCTAAAGAACCCCCCAACGTCTGTATTAAAATCACCTCTCGGGCAGCATTTCAGGGGGCCATGAAGACAAAAGTGCTACCCCCAAGGAAAGGCAGGGGCCTCAAGCTGGAGGCCATTGTGCAGAAGATCACCTCGCCGAATTTAAAGAAGTTTGCATGCAAAACGGCCGCTGCCACCGCTACTGCACACAGTAATCCTCTGAGCCCTGCCGGCGCAGAGAAGGAGCGGGCCTTAAAGAATGCAAGTGTAACCCCAGCGGTGGGAGAAGCGGGGCCATTAAACCAGGGCATGGCACAAAAGGCTCCTGCCGCTTCAGTAGCAGAGCAATTATGCAGAAATTCGAACAACAGATCCTTAAAAGGAAAACTAATGAACAGTAAGAAACTGTCCTCTGACTGTTTCAAGGGTGAGGCCTATTCATCTCCTGAGACAGTGCAgtacaacagcagcagcatggctgcaaaGAGCATCAGCGTGCTGCCCAAGAAGAGGAACcgaaaagggaaagcagcagcctTCAGCGTGGCCAAAAACCCATTGGACAGGCGTGCGcatctcacccctgctctgctcctgacgGCCAGAGAGCGGGCAGGTGCGGGGGACACGCTGGGGAACGGGGAAGACGGACAAAGGGACGGGAAGAAGCCAAAGACCGAGGACAAAGACTTTGCCAAGAAGGAACCCCCCGAGGGGAGAAGCTCCCAGACCCAAACCCGGGCGCAGAAGCAGCGAGCGAACCACTCCAACTACAACGGCTACTCCAAGAGACAAAGGAAACGGCACACCCGTAGCAAGGCCAAGAACGTGGCCTCCAGGTGTAAAAGCAGGGTGaagcggcggcggcagcagcaggccCCTCTGCTTAACCCCGCGGAGCCTGAAATCAGACTCAAGTACATCTCGTGCAAGCGGCTGCGGACGGACAGCCGAGCACCGCCCTTCTCCCCCTACGTGCGGGTGGAAAAGCACAACGAGTTCACCACCACCTGCACAATCATCAACTCAGCCGGGGAAGAGGCCAGGCTCCGCAAGGAGCAACAGCCTTCATCCTCGGCTCAGGCCCTGCTTCCTGGTggggcctccctgcagcccaaagCGGCGCTGCCTTTATCTTCCACAATGCACCTGGGCCCAGTGGTGTCCAAGGCCCTCAACGCAGCCTGTCTGGTCTGCTGCCTCTGCCGGAACCCAGCCAATTACAAAGACCTTGGGGACCTCTGTGGTCCGTATTACCCAGAGCACTGCCTGCCGAAAAAGAAATCAAGGCTGAAAGAAAAGATTAAAGTGGAGGGACCAAGCGAAGAGTCTCCCGTGCCTTCGCCAGCAGAGAGAACACTCAAAACGACAGATAATAATTGTACAACGAGTACAATCAGTGGAAAGCCGCCAAGGCTGGACAGTGCCGCTGACTCAGCGAAACAGAGCGCTCTCCGGTCGAGTTCCAGGGGAATGTTTAGGAAACTACAAAGCTGTTACTGCTGTGATGAGAGGACAGAGGGAGAGGAGGCGGCAGAGAAGCCCAGAAGGCACGAGTGCAACAAAGCCGAGTCCCCGTCTCAGGAGTCAGTGGGAGACACGCAGGAGCACTGGGTTCACGAAGCCTGTGCTATATGGACCGCTGGGGTTTACCTGGTTGCAGGGAAGCTGTATGGGCTACAGGAGGCGATAAAGGTGGCTGCTGAAGTG agatgctctagttGCCAACAAGCAGGAGCAACCATTGGGTGCTGCCACAAGGGATGTGTCCAAACCTATCATTACGCATGTGCCATTGACACAG GTTGCTTATTAACTGAAGAGAACTTCTCTCTTAAATGTCCCAAACATAAG AGGCAGCCGTTATAA